TCGCGACCTTCGGATCCTTGACCGTCGCGAGGATGTGCTTGGCGTAGATGGCGGCCTCCGTGTGGTAGTCGGGCTGCCATCCCATCGTCCACGGAAAGTCCTTGGGATTGCCCCACTTCGACGCGCCGGTCGCGACGAAGAGCTGCGGCACCTTCTTCTGGTTCAGATACTTGTGCACGGCGGTGTTGGTCGGCGTGCCGAGCAGCTGGTAGATCGCGAAGACGTGGTCCTCCTCGACCAGCTTGCGCACCATCTCGACCGTCTTCGGCGGCGTGTAGCCGTCGTCGTAGGTGAGGAAGTTGATCTTGCGGCCGTTGATGCCGCCCTTCTCGTTGACCATCGTCCAGTAGGCCTTGATCGCCAGGCCGATGGAGCCGTAGGCCGACAGCGGGCCGCTGTACGGGTTGGTATGGCCGAGCTTGATCTCGGTGTCGCTGACGCCGGGGTCGTATTTCTTCTGGGCCGCGGCGGGGGCGGCGATGCCCGCGCCAAGGACCGTGCCGCCGGCGATCGCGGCGCGACGTGTGATCTTCATGAGTTTCGCTCCCTATTGCCGGACGCTGCGGCCGGACGGGGCGAATTCTGCACCCGCGCCCGCGCGACCGTAAAGCGCATACGCCCGCGGTCGGCGGCCTCCCGGGACGACGACGGCCGCCGGAACGCCGTCCGGCGGCCGCGACGTCGTGCCGTTCCCGGCGGCGGCTAGCTGCTCTCGGCCGCGAGGATGTCCCCGAACAGCTCCCAGCTCTCGCCCTTGAAGCGCTGCAGCCGCACCGCCTGGACCGGGTAGAAATCGGTCGGGCTGGTGCTGGCGGTGATGCCCGGCAGAAGCAGCGGAATGCGGAGCTTCTTGTGGTTCGCGGCCTGCTTCATCAGGTTCTCGCGGGTCAGGGTGTCACCGCACTTCAGCAGCGTCTGGTGCATGATGAACGACACCGAGTAGGCGTAGACGTAGTTCACGTCCTGGACGTTGCCGCCGGGATTGTACTTCGCCATCCACTCGCGCCACATCTTCATCTCGGCGTCGGCCTCCCACTGCTTGTCCGTGGGGTCCTTCAACCACGCCGCCGTGATGACGCCCTGGACGTTCTCGAAGCCGGCGGGCTTCATCGTCGTCGACACCTGGGCCGAGACGTTGTTCAGGTACTGCACCGGCTTCCACCCGATCTCCGCCGCCTTCTTCATCGACTGCGCGGCGAATTTGGGGATCGAGATGTTGAAGAAGACGTTGGCGCCCGAATCCTTGAGCTGGATCGTCTGCGAGTCCACCGTCGGATCGGTCACCTCGTAGGTGACGTGCTTGACGACCTTGTTGACGTCCTTGCCGAGGCCTTCCTTGAAGCCCTCCCAGTAATCCTTGCCGTAGTCGTCGTTCTGCATCAGCACCGCAATCTTGGCGTCCTTCACGTTCGCCAGGACGTGCTTGGCGTAGATCACCGCCTCGGTGTGGTAGTCGGGCTGGTAGCCCATCGTCCACGGGAACTCCTTCGGCTTGCCCCACTTGGACGCGCCGGTCGCCAGGAAGAGGTGCGGCACCTTCTTCTGGTTCATGTACTTGTGGATCGCCGTGTTGGTCGGCGTGCCCAGCGTGTTGAACATCGCCAGGACCTTCTCCTGCTCGACCAGCTGGCGGACGACCTCGACCGTCTTGGCCGGGTTGTAGCCGTCGTCGAGGGTCACGAACTTGAGGGTCCGGCCGTTGATGCCGCCCTGCTCGTTGACCATCTTCCAGTACGATTCGATGGCCTTGCCGATGATGCCGTAGGACGAGGCCGGGCCCGAGTACGGGTTCGTGTGGCCGATCTTGATCTCCTTGTCGGTCGCGCCCTCGTCGTACTTCTTCTGCGCCAGCGTCCGGCCGGCCGCCAACGCCACGGCGGACGCCGAGGCGCCGCCCAACAGTCCACGTCTGGTGGTTGCCATGTGTCTTCCTCCCTGTCGCCGGGTCGTTGCCCGGACGAGGAAGCATGCGACAACTTCCCGCGGCCGGGAAGCGAAATTCCGCGATGTGGAATCCGTCCATCGGACGGAACGAGCGCCGGAACGAAATCGGCCGCCGGGATCTCTCCCGGCGGCCGATTGGTCAATGTCGGCGTGGTCCGCCTAGCTGCTCTCGGCGGCCAGAACGTCGCCGAACAGCTCCCAGGTCTCGCCTTTGAACCGGGCCAGACGGATCGCCTGGATCGGATAGAAGTCGGTCGGGCTGGTGCTGGCGGTGATGCCGGGCAGCAGAAGCGGCAGCGTTAGCTTCTTGTGGTTGGCGGCCTGCTTCATCAGGTTCTCGCGGGTCAGATCGTCGCCGCACTGCTTGAGCGTCGCCTCCATCAGCGCCGAGACGGCGTATCCGAAGATATACCCGCCGTCGTCGGTGTTGGCGCCGGGCATGTACTTGGCCATGAACGCCCGCCACGTCTTCATGTCGGCGTGGTCGTTCCACTGCTTGTCGGTCGGGTCCATCAGGTAAAGGCCGGTGATCAGGCCCTGGCTGTTGTCGATGCCGGCCGGCTTGAGCGTGGCCGCGACCGACGAGGACACGTTGTTCAGGTAGTGGACCGGCTTCCAGTTGAGGTCGGCCGCCTTGCGGATGGCCTGGGCGGCGAATTTCGGGATCGCGATGTTGAAGAAGACGTTGGCGCCCGAATCCTTGAGCTGGATCATCTGCGAGTCGACGGTCGGATCGGTCGTCTCGTAGGTGACGTGCTTGACGACCTTGTTGGCGTCCTTGCCGAGGCCCTCCTTGAAGCCCTCCCAGTAGTCTTTTCCATAGTCGTCGTTCTGCATCAGCACCGCGATCTTCGCGTCCTTGATGTTGGCAAGGATGTGCTTGGCGTAGATCACGGCCTCGGTGTGATAGTCGGGCTGGAAGCCCATCGTCCACGGGAATTCCTTCGGCTTGCCCCACTTCGACGCGCCGGTGGCGACGAAGAGCTGCGGCACCTTCTTCTGGTTCATGTACTTGTGGATCGCCGTGTTCGTCGGCGTGCCAAGCGTGTTGAAGGTGCACAGCACCTTCTCCTGCTCGACAAGCTGGCGGACCATCTCGACGGTCTTGGCCGGGTTGTAGCCGTCGTCCAGCGTCACGAACTTGACCATGCGGCCGTTGATGCCGCCGCGCTCGTTGACCATCTTCCAGTAGGCTTCGATGCCCTTGCCGATGATGCCGTAGGACGAGGCCGGCCCCGAGTACGGGTTGGTGTGACCGATCTTGATCTCCTTGTCGGTCGCGCCGTCGCTGTACTTCTTCTGCGCCCGGGCGCCCGTCGCGCCCAGCGCCACGGCGGCCGCGCCGCCGCCCAGAACAATACGCCGTGTCGTCGTCATAGTCGGTCCTCCGAAGCTTGGCCGGTCCAACGCCGGCCGTTCCTTTTCACACCCCACCGGCGCGGCGCCGAGGCGCCGCCGGTCTCACCGCCGCAGCCGCCTCAACGCGATCGCGACGCCGCCGACGATCCCCATCGGCATGAAGTACATCAGGACCAGCAGCATGACGCCGTAGATCGCGTAGGCGGAGACGTCGAACGGCACGCCGAGGCCGTTCTTGAAGAAGGTCGAGATCGACTGCGCCGAGTTCGTCACCAGCACGGTGAAGACGCCGCCGACCAGCGAGCCCGCGAGCGATCCGACGCCGCCGACCACGAGGCCGATCAGGAAGGTGATCGACAGGAAGAAGACGAAGCTGTCGGGCGCGACGAAGGCGATGGCGCTGGCCGACAGCGCGCCGGCGACGCCGGTGTACATCGCGCTCAGCCCGAACACCGTCGTCTTGTAGCGCGCCGTGTCGATGCCCATCGTGTCGGCCGCCATGTGGTGGTCGCGGATCGCCATCATGGCGCGTCCGCTGCGGCTGTTGAGGATGTTGGCGGCGATCCAGTACAGCGCGACCAGCACGACCAGCACGTAGTAGTAGAGCCATTGGTCCTCGCTGAGAGGCAAGCCGAACGGCGCCTCCGGCTTGGACAGAACGATGCCCTGCACGCCGCCGGTCAAACCTTCGAGGTGCTTGTACTTGAGCGCCTGCGGCACCGCGAGCGCCAGCGCGAAGGTCGCCAGCGCGAGGTAGTGGCCCTCGAGCTTCAGCGCCGGCATGCCGAACAGGTAGCCGACGACGAAGCACACGCCGGCCGCGACGATCAAAGCCAGCCAGTACGGCGAGTTGACCTTGTCCATCAGGATCGCCGCCGTGTAGGCGCCGACGGCGTAGAACGCGCCGTGGCCGAGCGAGATCTGGCCGTTGAAACCCGTCAGGAGGTTCAGGCCGAGCACGGCGATGCCCGCGATCATCATCGTGCTGATGACGAACAGCCGGTAGTCGCTGACGAGATCCGGCGCGACCGAGCGCACCAGCGGCAGCGCGAACGCGATGGCGATCACCACCCACAGCCACGTCCGGGGCGCCGGACGCGCGGCGGCCTCCGGCTTCGCCGTGGAACCGGGGAGGTCGGCCCGAGCGGGGACGTCGGCCATGGTCAGACCCTCTTCACGACGACGCGGCCGAACAACCCGGCGGGCTTCACGGTGAGCACGAAGATGACGATGATCAGCGCCACCGTCAGCTTCTCGCCGTTTCCGATGATGTACATGCCGGTCGTCTTCTCGATCTGGTTGCCGAGGAAGGCCACCATGTTCTCGAGCACGCCGACGATGAACCCGCCGGCCACCGCGCCGCCGGGGTTGGAGATGCCGCCGACCAGCGCGCCCGCGAACGC
The genomic region above belongs to Rhodospirillales bacterium and contains:
- a CDS encoding ABC transporter substrate-binding protein, with protein sequence MATTRRGLLGGASASAVALAAGRTLAQKKYDEGATDKEIKIGHTNPYSGPASSYGIIGKAIESYWKMVNEQGGINGRTLKFVTLDDGYNPAKTVEVVRQLVEQEKVLAMFNTLGTPTNTAIHKYMNQKKVPHLFLATGASKWGKPKEFPWTMGYQPDYHTEAVIYAKHVLANVKDAKIAVLMQNDDYGKDYWEGFKEGLGKDVNKVVKHVTYEVTDPTVDSQTIQLKDSGANVFFNISIPKFAAQSMKKAAEIGWKPVQYLNNVSAQVSTTMKPAGFENVQGVITAAWLKDPTDKQWEADAEMKMWREWMAKYNPGGNVQDVNYVYAYSVSFIMHQTLLKCGDTLTRENLMKQAANHKKLRIPLLLPGITASTSPTDFYPVQAVRLQRFKGESWELFGDILAAESS
- a CDS encoding branched-chain amino acid ABC transporter permease, with the translated sequence MADVPARADLPGSTAKPEAAARPAPRTWLWVVIAIAFALPLVRSVAPDLVSDYRLFVISTMMIAGIAVLGLNLLTGFNGQISLGHGAFYAVGAYTAAILMDKVNSPYWLALIVAAGVCFVVGYLFGMPALKLEGHYLALATFALALAVPQALKYKHLEGLTGGVQGIVLSKPEAPFGLPLSEDQWLYYYVLVVLVALYWIAANILNSRSGRAMMAIRDHHMAADTMGIDTARYKTTVFGLSAMYTGVAGALSASAIAFVAPDSFVFFLSITFLIGLVVGGVGSLAGSLVGGVFTVLVTNSAQSISTFFKNGLGVPFDVSAYAIYGVMLLVLMYFMPMGIVGGVAIALRRLRR
- a CDS encoding ABC transporter substrate-binding protein; this translates as MTTTRRIVLGGGAAAVALGATGARAQKKYSDGATDKEIKIGHTNPYSGPASSYGIIGKGIEAYWKMVNERGGINGRMVKFVTLDDGYNPAKTVEMVRQLVEQEKVLCTFNTLGTPTNTAIHKYMNQKKVPQLFVATGASKWGKPKEFPWTMGFQPDYHTEAVIYAKHILANIKDAKIAVLMQNDDYGKDYWEGFKEGLGKDANKVVKHVTYETTDPTVDSQMIQLKDSGANVFFNIAIPKFAAQAIRKAADLNWKPVHYLNNVSSSVAATLKPAGIDNSQGLITGLYLMDPTDKQWNDHADMKTWRAFMAKYMPGANTDDGGYIFGYAVSALMEATLKQCGDDLTRENLMKQAANHKKLTLPLLLPGITASTSPTDFYPIQAIRLARFKGETWELFGDVLAAESS